From a region of the Orcinus orca chromosome 18, mOrcOrc1.1, whole genome shotgun sequence genome:
- the SERPINE3 gene encoding serpin E3 produces the protein MRSVLLALFLLHACPPGGASDLPEDLTLLRTELALRLYRIVATDGNRTNLVLSPAGAFIPLELLQFGAQGNTRRQLVQALGYTVHDPRVREWLRAVYAALPSAGPGAKLELTCTLYVHTGMPLAPCFVDQVSRWANSSLEAANLREPNGTTILANRWAPRQTTGERPGGSTWEQGGGGVESAQLVLVSTVSFQSAWRHRFSFSGTQLLPFTCAQDVVLQVPMMYQTAEVNYGQFQDPAGHQVGVLELPYLGNVASLLLLLPRDRDTPLSHIEPHLTASILHIWTSSLKRARMDVLLPSIKQEKYPRAHLKHVDSSCAFPLAALGSSSDQAVSSAEPEALAVVPRGVKNKSRHWNKNTQRPSE, from the exons ATGAGGTCTGTCCTGCtcgctctcttcctccttcatgCCTGCCCCCCTGGAGGAGCCAGCGACCTCCCTGAGGACCTGACGTTGCTGAGGACGGAGCTCGCGCTTCGCCTCTACCGGATCGTGGCCACGGACGGCAACCGAACCAACCTGGTCCTCTCCCCCGCCGGCGCGTTCATCCCTCTGGAGCTCCTGCAGTTCGGAGCCCAGGGGAACACCCGGAGGCAGCTGGTCCAGGCCCTGGGGTACACCGTCCACG ACCCAAGGGTCAGAGAGTGGCTTCGAGCTGTTTATGCTGCGCTACCCAGCGCCGGCCCTGGCGCCAAGCTGGAGCTGACCTGCACCCTCTACGTGCACACGGGGATGCCACTCGCCCCCTGCTTCGTGGATCAGGTCTCCCGGTGGGCCAACAGCAGCCTGGAGGCAGCCAACCTCAGGGAGCCCAATGGTACCACCATCCTGGCCAACAGATGGGCCCCCAGGCAGACCACAG GTGAGCGTCCCGGGGGCTCCACCTGGGAGCAAGGCGGCGGCGGCGTGGAGTCCGCACAGCTGGTGCTGGTGAGCACCGTGTCCTTCCAGAGTGCCTGGCGGCACCGATTCTCCTTCTCGGGCACTCAGCTCCTGCCTTTCACCTGTGCCCAGGACGTCGTCCTCCAGGTCCCCATGATGTACCAAACGGCCGAGGTCAACTACG GCCAGTTCCAGGACCCCGCGGGCCATCAGGTAGGGGTGCTCGAGCTGCCATACCTGGGAAATGTGGCCAGTCTCCTCCTGTTGCTGccgagagacagagacacaccaCTGAGCCACATTGAGCCTCACCTCACAGCCAGCATCCTCCACATCTGGACCTCCAGCCTGAAGAGAGCCAGGATGGACGTGCTCCTGCCCAG CATCAAGCAAGAAAAGTATCCGAGGGCTCATTTGAAGCATGTGGATTCTTCGTGTGCCTTCCCACTGGCCGCCTTGGGCTCCTCCAGTGACCAGGCTGTCAGCAGCGCTGAGCCAGAGGCCTTGGCAGTGGTCCCTCGAGGAGTTAAAAATAAGTCCAGGCACTGGAACAAAAACACACAGAGACCCAGTGAGTGA